The proteins below come from a single Edaphobacter acidisoli genomic window:
- the lexA gene encoding transcriptional repressor LexA, producing the protein MAITRRQKEVLDFLSGFTQKNGYSPSYEEIASGLGLSSLATVHKHVTNLQNKGLLQRAHNRSRSIDVLPPRSKKAGDRLPLIGRIAAGKPVEAIETAESISLGDIIGNREVFALEVRGDSMRDEHIVSGDFVLVERTRTAREGEIVVALVDGSDATLKRFYREGAMIRLQPSNTEMSPIYAPAASVSIQGKVLGVLRKYA; encoded by the coding sequence ATGGCTATCACGCGGCGGCAAAAAGAGGTTCTCGACTTTCTCTCCGGCTTCACACAGAAGAACGGTTACTCCCCGTCATATGAAGAGATTGCCAGTGGCCTCGGCCTCAGTTCGCTCGCCACCGTTCACAAGCACGTCACCAATCTCCAGAACAAAGGCCTGCTCCAGCGCGCACACAACCGCAGCCGTTCCATCGATGTCCTCCCGCCGCGCAGCAAAAAGGCCGGCGACCGCCTGCCCCTTATAGGCCGCATCGCCGCCGGCAAGCCCGTCGAGGCCATCGAAACCGCCGAGAGCATCTCGCTCGGCGACATCATCGGCAATCGCGAGGTCTTCGCCCTCGAGGTTCGCGGCGACTCCATGCGCGACGAACACATCGTCTCCGGCGACTTCGTCCTGGTCGAGCGCACCCGCACCGCACGCGAAGGCGAGATCGTCGTCGCCCTCGTCGACGGCTCCGATGCCACTCTCAAGCGCTTCTACCGCGAAGGCGCCATGATCCGCCTGCAACCCTCCAACACTGAGATGTCCCCCATCTACGCCCCTGCTGCCAGCGTCAGCATCCAGGGCAAAGTCCTCGGCGTCCTCCGCAAATACGCCTGA
- the fliE gene encoding flagellar hook-basal body complex protein FliE: MSGALSSAAMMNSIGVGKLDDAFAGMTSGGAANAASSTAFSGVLKSMVAETGALDDQASKAVTGVLDGQGVDIHDAMIATQKADMAFQLALEVRNKAVGAYQQMMGMQF; this comes from the coding sequence GTGAGTGGAGCATTGAGCAGCGCGGCGATGATGAACAGCATTGGAGTGGGGAAGCTTGACGATGCGTTTGCGGGCATGACGAGTGGTGGAGCGGCAAATGCCGCATCGTCGACGGCTTTTTCCGGGGTATTGAAATCGATGGTGGCGGAGACAGGTGCGCTGGACGATCAAGCGTCGAAAGCTGTGACTGGTGTGCTGGATGGGCAGGGCGTGGATATTCACGACGCGATGATTGCAACGCAGAAAGCGGATATGGCTTTTCAATTAGCGCTTGAGGTGCGGAACAAGGCTGTGGGCGCGTACCAGCAGATGATGGGCATGCAGTTTTAG
- a CDS encoding response regulator transcription factor, translating into MRVLIVEDDASLALFLQKGLKLEGHEVEWVGDGESALVRAEEYQPDLIVLDLSLPRKDGTEVLAEMRGRSGVASVLVLTGRSQVEERVKCLNLGADDCLLKPFSFHELTARCRALLRRREQFADPVLRHGDVELNRMDRRVSRGGRAVDLTVKEFSLLEFLLQRRGRCCSRSELLREVWQMSPDAGTNVVDVYVNYLRRKLGSDGDGYAVIETVRGEGYRMGPVAKIPAAMTEYSAEAALAGA; encoded by the coding sequence ATGCGTGTGTTGATTGTTGAAGATGATGCTTCACTGGCGTTATTTCTGCAAAAAGGTTTGAAACTGGAAGGGCATGAGGTTGAGTGGGTGGGCGATGGCGAATCGGCGCTGGTGCGGGCCGAGGAGTATCAGCCGGACCTGATTGTGCTGGATCTGAGTCTGCCGCGTAAGGATGGCACTGAGGTTCTGGCCGAGATGCGCGGGCGCTCCGGCGTGGCGTCTGTGCTGGTGTTGACGGGCCGCAGCCAGGTTGAGGAGCGCGTGAAGTGCCTGAACCTGGGCGCGGACGATTGCCTGCTGAAGCCGTTCAGCTTTCATGAGCTGACGGCGCGATGCAGAGCGTTGCTGCGGCGGAGGGAGCAGTTTGCCGACCCCGTGCTGCGGCATGGCGATGTCGAACTGAACCGCATGGACAGGAGGGTGTCGCGTGGCGGGCGCGCGGTGGACCTGACCGTGAAGGAATTCAGCCTGCTTGAATTTTTGCTGCAGAGACGCGGGCGCTGCTGCAGCAGAAGCGAGCTGCTGCGCGAGGTCTGGCAGATGTCTCCCGATGCAGGGACGAATGTGGTGGATGTGTACGTGAACTATCTGCGCAGGAAGCTGGGCAGTGATGGCGACGGCTATGCGGTGATCGAAACGGTGCGGGGCGAAGGCTATCGGATGGGCCCGGTTGCAAAGATTCCTGCGGCGATGACGGAGTATTCGGCGGAGGCGGCGCTGGCCGGTGCTTGA
- a CDS encoding sigma-54 dependent transcriptional regulator encodes MSMMNGVEAGRNGVRDAVASAAVVDMVAVRTVVVASADAGLRQKLRKSLTGLRWQVREATGGAEAMAQLEDMRPEALLVDSWLPDLEVSEFASVVRMMYPSMEMLRVDGGTDGGARSPRRNELLHALREAQEAPVTDTAAWAAAPASVPKVGPRTSTESNAVRSFVLPDARAGERHENDRVESRAESRHDSLMDGRQDAARQALSMLLGHGEAPRREKSPAGVPQGFQPLPELVGESVPMRELTRLIRLVAPRSSTVLIEGETGTGKEVIAKAIHRLSARSSKPFVVLNCAAIPEALLEAELFGHTRGAFTGAVQSRTGRIEAAHGGTLFLDEIGEMPLALQAKMLRFLECGELQRVGDNELLRVDVRVIAATHQPLEKLATSTGAERTFRLDLYHRLAVFPLDVPPLRERMEDMNLLAEHFLEQMGREMPRKRLTIEAEAKLHEHHWPGNVRELMHVLERGAILAGDKMEIDAAEIRLRRADRR; translated from the coding sequence GTGAGCATGATGAACGGTGTTGAGGCGGGCAGGAATGGGGTGAGGGATGCTGTTGCCAGCGCTGCCGTGGTGGACATGGTGGCGGTGCGGACGGTCGTGGTGGCGAGTGCGGATGCGGGGTTGCGGCAGAAGCTGAGGAAGTCGCTGACCGGGCTGCGTTGGCAGGTGCGCGAGGCGACTGGCGGCGCAGAAGCGATGGCGCAACTGGAGGACATGCGTCCGGAGGCTCTGCTGGTGGATAGCTGGCTGCCGGACCTGGAGGTAAGCGAGTTTGCCAGCGTGGTGCGGATGATGTATCCGAGCATGGAGATGCTGCGCGTGGATGGAGGCACGGATGGCGGGGCGCGGAGCCCGCGGCGGAATGAGCTGCTGCATGCGCTGCGCGAGGCGCAGGAGGCTCCAGTGACCGATACGGCGGCGTGGGCTGCTGCGCCGGCTTCGGTGCCGAAGGTAGGTCCGCGGACTTCTACGGAGTCGAACGCGGTACGGTCGTTTGTGTTGCCGGATGCGCGCGCTGGTGAGCGTCATGAGAATGATCGCGTGGAATCGCGCGCAGAGTCGCGGCACGACTCGTTGATGGATGGACGGCAGGATGCTGCGCGGCAGGCGTTGTCGATGTTGCTGGGTCATGGTGAGGCTCCGAGGCGGGAGAAGAGTCCTGCCGGAGTGCCGCAGGGATTTCAGCCGTTGCCGGAGCTTGTGGGTGAGAGCGTACCGATGCGCGAGCTGACGCGACTGATTCGGCTGGTGGCTCCTCGCTCGTCGACGGTGTTGATTGAAGGCGAGACGGGCACGGGCAAGGAAGTGATTGCGAAGGCGATTCATCGGCTAAGTGCGCGCTCATCGAAGCCTTTTGTTGTGTTGAATTGTGCGGCGATTCCTGAGGCATTGCTTGAAGCTGAGTTGTTTGGTCATACGCGCGGGGCCTTTACGGGAGCGGTGCAGTCGCGGACGGGCAGGATTGAAGCGGCGCATGGCGGCACGCTTTTCCTGGATGAGATTGGCGAGATGCCGCTGGCGTTGCAGGCGAAGATGCTGCGCTTCCTGGAGTGTGGCGAGTTGCAGCGCGTGGGCGATAACGAACTGCTGCGCGTAGATGTGCGGGTGATTGCAGCGACGCATCAGCCGCTCGAGAAGCTGGCGACGAGCACAGGCGCGGAGCGGACGTTCCGGCTGGACCTTTATCACCGGCTTGCGGTGTTTCCGTTGGATGTGCCTCCGCTGCGTGAGCGGATGGAGGATATGAATCTTTTGGCCGAGCATTTCCTGGAACAGATGGGGCGCGAGATGCCGCGCAAACGGCTGACGATTGAAGCTGAGGCGAAGCTGCATGAACACCACTGGCCGGGGAATGTTCGTGAGTTGATGCATGTGTTGGAGCGCGGAGCGATTCTTGCAGGAGACAAGATGGAGATTGATGCGGCTGAGATACGGCTTCGGCGGGCCGACAGGAGATGA
- the flgC gene encoding flagellar basal body rod protein FlgC translates to MNLFGVMDVSASALRAERVRAEVVASNMANAETTRTADGTPYQRHHVVFEEVGGNGSFQQTLASQMGDGLGGLNNGFSSGIQPLGSGLIGGLNSSAVAANGAPGGVAVAGVISDNSAPLRRYDPGNPDAGKDGYVAYPDINPLTEMVDLMGATRSYGMNASAVQAEKNMVSSSLDILKS, encoded by the coding sequence GTGAATCTGTTTGGCGTGATGGATGTGAGCGCTTCGGCGTTGAGAGCAGAGCGGGTACGCGCGGAAGTGGTTGCGTCGAACATGGCAAACGCTGAGACGACGCGCACGGCGGATGGAACACCGTATCAGCGGCACCATGTGGTGTTTGAAGAGGTCGGCGGCAATGGCAGTTTTCAGCAGACGCTGGCGAGCCAGATGGGCGATGGGCTTGGCGGGTTGAACAATGGCTTCAGTAGCGGAATTCAGCCGTTGGGCTCGGGCTTGATCGGTGGTTTGAATTCGAGCGCTGTTGCGGCGAATGGTGCGCCGGGCGGTGTTGCAGTGGCGGGAGTGATCAGCGACAACAGCGCTCCTCTGAGGCGTTACGATCCGGGTAATCCGGATGCGGGGAAGGATGGGTATGTGGCGTATCCGGATATCAATCCGCTGACCGAGATGGTGGACCTGATGGGCGCGACGCGATCGTATGGGATGAATGCGTCGGCGGTTCAGGCGGAGAAGAACATGGTGAGTTCTTCACTGGACATTTTGAAGTCGTAA
- the fliF gene encoding flagellar basal-body MS-ring/collar protein FliF, with the protein MAETEQTGGAGLQRAPQADAGPASPLDKAQAMVAALQHRVMVLPPGKRNRLIASAVFLAAACAAMMWYAGRPDWRVLFSGLDGKDVQQVSQELSAAGIPFELTPDGSGIQVPADSIDKARMEVASKGMPQSGRMGFELFDKPNWVGSEFDERVNYQRAMEGELEHTIETISAVESARVHLVLPQQSLFTSEQKPAKASVVLKLRRDSLAPDQADAIRSLVAGSVESLSPDQVTLVDADGRVNLKPRSNDSVTEEQEQEMEAKLVAMLEPLAGKDNVRATVNISYDEGTEEHTDEIYDPSQEATLTMQKSEQTAATPVKPEGIPGTASNSPGAAAVGGAAGSAAAAAPGTPPLLQKEALPVYPQQNGGAEQSIHEENGTYGVTKHLVHTEEGPGRVRRVSAAVVVNDRSVVVGTGKAAHVVWQPRSADEMQRLNELAQAAVGFDPKRGDQVVVENVGFSANTPAIAPPLMDRLTNESRTLLSSQPGLMRTLAMGICGVLLVLLVLRPVARQVTATLGDPMLLQPTTGTLVDERMLAPVVASAEEMALPVRSIASAQMQHQGIFEQVSEHIRREPAQSTRLLEAWIGTHEEGE; encoded by the coding sequence ATGGCAGAGACAGAACAGACGGGTGGGGCGGGGCTTCAAAGGGCGCCACAGGCAGATGCAGGGCCAGCAAGTCCGCTGGACAAAGCGCAGGCAATGGTCGCCGCGCTGCAGCATCGCGTAATGGTGTTGCCGCCGGGGAAGCGCAATCGGTTGATTGCGTCTGCAGTTTTCCTGGCTGCGGCGTGTGCCGCGATGATGTGGTACGCGGGGCGACCGGACTGGCGTGTGTTGTTTAGCGGACTGGATGGCAAGGACGTGCAGCAGGTTTCGCAGGAGTTGTCGGCGGCGGGAATTCCGTTCGAGTTGACGCCGGATGGTTCGGGCATTCAAGTGCCTGCGGACTCGATTGACAAAGCGCGGATGGAGGTTGCGTCGAAGGGGATGCCGCAATCGGGACGCATGGGATTTGAGCTGTTCGATAAGCCGAACTGGGTGGGCAGTGAGTTTGATGAGCGTGTGAACTATCAGCGTGCGATGGAGGGCGAACTGGAGCACACGATTGAGACGATCAGCGCGGTGGAGTCGGCGAGGGTGCATCTGGTGTTGCCGCAACAGTCGCTGTTTACGTCGGAGCAGAAACCGGCGAAGGCTTCGGTCGTGCTGAAATTGCGGCGTGACTCGCTCGCTCCGGACCAGGCGGATGCAATTCGCAGTCTGGTTGCTGGATCGGTCGAGAGCCTGAGCCCGGACCAGGTGACGCTGGTGGATGCGGATGGGCGCGTGAATTTGAAGCCGCGCTCGAACGATTCGGTGACAGAAGAGCAGGAGCAGGAGATGGAGGCCAAGCTGGTGGCGATGCTGGAGCCGCTGGCCGGCAAGGATAATGTGCGGGCCACGGTGAATATCAGCTACGACGAGGGGACCGAAGAGCATACCGATGAGATCTACGACCCAAGCCAGGAGGCGACGCTGACGATGCAGAAGAGTGAACAGACGGCGGCGACTCCGGTGAAGCCTGAGGGGATTCCGGGAACTGCGAGTAATTCACCGGGTGCGGCCGCGGTGGGCGGGGCGGCGGGGTCGGCTGCGGCGGCTGCGCCGGGTACGCCTCCGCTGCTGCAGAAGGAAGCGCTGCCGGTTTATCCGCAGCAGAATGGCGGAGCGGAGCAGAGCATTCACGAAGAGAACGGTACCTATGGTGTGACGAAGCATCTGGTTCACACGGAGGAAGGACCGGGGCGGGTGAGGCGTGTCTCGGCTGCAGTGGTGGTGAATGATCGTAGCGTTGTGGTCGGTACGGGCAAGGCCGCGCATGTGGTGTGGCAGCCACGCAGCGCGGATGAGATGCAGCGGTTGAATGAACTGGCCCAGGCTGCGGTTGGATTCGATCCGAAGCGCGGTGATCAGGTGGTGGTGGAAAACGTCGGCTTCAGTGCGAATACGCCTGCGATTGCGCCTCCGTTGATGGACCGGCTGACGAATGAGTCGCGGACGCTGCTGAGTTCGCAGCCGGGCCTGATGCGGACGCTTGCGATGGGAATTTGTGGAGTGCTGTTGGTCCTGCTGGTGCTGCGCCCGGTGGCGCGGCAGGTTACGGCGACTCTGGGTGATCCGATGCTGTTGCAGCCGACAACAGGAACGCTTGTAGACGAGCGGATGCTTGCACCTGTGGTTGCGAGTGCAGAGGAGATGGCGCTGCCGGTTCGGTCAATTGCGTCGGCGCAGATGCAGCACCAGGGAATCTTTGAGCAGGTTTCAGAACACATACGCCGTGAGCCCGCACAGAGCACACGGCTGCTGGAAGCGTGGATTGGCACGCACGAGGAGGGTGAGTAA
- the fliG gene encoding flagellar motor switch protein FliG, translated as MGTAAQMRMPEAGKYNPLMLPAEAGFEAAEMPGLRKAAILMVALGDELAKTLFQSLSENDVRRVTEEITRLGEVPAAQLTQVLTEFYGLLETQQYMVRGGPDYALKLLTEAFGTSKAEEMLAQVKKIRERATGDMAMVQRMDAVHLSKFLENEHAQTIALVLAHMDAKRGSTVLMNLKGAMRVDVVRRLAEMRQFSPEMAKTVAMTLHKRMEKMGSSGRKSYSGFKAVAELLNRLDQVESKGILEEIEVTEPQTAIGIRNLMFTFEDFLTVPQGSIREFVGAADKKTLALALKGCRDNLKAHLFKAMSSRAVEMLKEDMEVMGPVRMREVSHAQQELLAMARQLEADGRIILKMEMDDELAV; from the coding sequence ATGGGGACGGCGGCGCAGATGAGAATGCCGGAGGCGGGCAAATATAATCCGCTGATGTTGCCTGCAGAGGCTGGATTTGAGGCGGCAGAGATGCCTGGATTGCGCAAGGCCGCGATCCTGATGGTCGCGTTGGGTGATGAGCTGGCGAAGACACTATTTCAGAGCTTGTCAGAGAACGATGTGCGACGCGTGACCGAAGAGATTACGCGGCTCGGCGAAGTTCCGGCGGCACAGTTGACGCAGGTGCTGACGGAGTTTTATGGGCTGCTCGAGACGCAGCAGTACATGGTGCGCGGCGGTCCGGACTATGCGCTGAAGTTGCTGACTGAGGCGTTTGGCACGAGCAAGGCCGAAGAGATGCTGGCCCAGGTGAAGAAGATTCGTGAGCGTGCCACTGGTGACATGGCGATGGTGCAGCGAATGGATGCAGTTCACCTGAGCAAGTTTCTCGAGAACGAACATGCGCAGACGATTGCACTGGTTCTGGCGCATATGGATGCGAAGCGCGGCTCGACGGTGTTGATGAATTTGAAGGGCGCGATGCGTGTGGATGTGGTGCGGCGGCTGGCAGAGATGCGCCAGTTTTCGCCTGAGATGGCGAAGACAGTGGCGATGACATTGCACAAACGGATGGAGAAGATGGGCTCGAGCGGGAGGAAGTCCTACTCCGGCTTCAAGGCTGTGGCGGAGTTGCTGAACCGGCTGGACCAGGTGGAGAGCAAAGGGATTCTGGAAGAGATAGAAGTGACGGAGCCACAGACAGCAATCGGAATTCGCAATTTGATGTTTACTTTTGAAGACTTCCTGACGGTGCCGCAGGGAAGTATTCGCGAGTTTGTGGGTGCGGCGGACAAGAAGACGCTGGCGCTGGCGTTGAAGGGATGCCGGGACAACCTGAAGGCGCACCTGTTCAAGGCGATGAGTTCGCGTGCCGTGGAGATGCTGAAGGAAGACATGGAAGTGATGGGGCCGGTGCGCATGAGAGAGGTCAGCCATGCTCAGCAAGAATTGCTTGCGATGGCGCGGCAACTTGAGGCCGATGGGCGAATCATTCTCAAGATGGAGATGGACGATGAACTCGCTGTCTGA
- a CDS encoding efflux RND transporter periplasmic adaptor subunit yields MASNRKSKRKLWLWIVAAVIVIGGALTIAVKASGNATKFEPSQLAKAERGDIARSVVATGKITPITQVIVKSKASGIVTKLYVDINAKVKQGQVLAQLDQVEILAQVNAQRAQLSAAEANARAALAAIKYDKVNAEAPDLPMFKNTYERNLQMSKDGVVSKQALDDAEQKYLAEVNTRDKAVAQISVDTSRLHQAEAQVAQAKASLSQLEEQLSYTTITSPMDGTVLSRDVELGDAVSSILVMGSTATQIMTVGDTGQVYVDGKVDESDIAKVYLGQTARIKVESFKDKNFYGKVTKISPLGVEKDNVTTFDVRVSIDNPGGELKAQMTANAEIILEDHKNSITVPEQAVIYDKDRNATVQVPDANQKKGYRVVAIKAGISNGTKTEILSGLNPGDTVILQQ; encoded by the coding sequence GTGGCAAGCAATCGTAAAAGCAAGCGCAAACTCTGGCTCTGGATCGTCGCCGCCGTCATCGTCATCGGCGGAGCGCTTACCATCGCCGTCAAAGCCAGCGGGAACGCCACCAAGTTCGAGCCCTCGCAGTTGGCCAAGGCCGAGCGCGGCGACATCGCCCGCTCCGTCGTCGCCACCGGCAAGATCACTCCCATCACGCAGGTCATCGTCAAATCGAAGGCCTCCGGCATCGTCACCAAGCTCTACGTCGACATCAACGCCAAGGTCAAACAGGGCCAGGTCCTCGCACAGCTTGACCAGGTCGAGATTCTCGCTCAGGTCAACGCGCAGCGCGCCCAGCTCTCCGCCGCCGAGGCCAACGCCCGCGCCGCCCTGGCAGCCATCAAGTACGACAAGGTCAACGCTGAAGCTCCCGACCTGCCCATGTTCAAGAACACCTACGAGCGCAATCTTCAAATGTCCAAGGACGGTGTAGTCTCCAAGCAGGCCCTCGACGACGCCGAGCAGAAATATCTCGCCGAGGTCAACACCCGCGACAAAGCCGTCGCCCAGATCTCCGTCGACACCTCGCGCCTCCATCAGGCCGAAGCCCAGGTCGCGCAAGCCAAAGCCTCGCTCTCCCAGCTTGAAGAGCAGCTCAGCTACACCACCATCACCTCGCCGATGGACGGCACCGTTCTCTCACGCGACGTCGAGCTCGGCGACGCCGTCAGCTCCATCCTCGTCATGGGCTCCACCGCCACGCAGATCATGACCGTCGGCGACACCGGCCAGGTCTACGTCGACGGCAAGGTCGACGAGTCCGACATCGCCAAGGTCTACCTCGGCCAGACCGCCCGCATCAAAGTCGAGTCCTTCAAAGACAAAAACTTCTACGGCAAAGTCACCAAGATCTCCCCGCTCGGCGTCGAAAAAGACAACGTCACCACCTTCGACGTCCGCGTCTCCATCGACAACCCCGGCGGCGAGCTCAAAGCCCAGATGACCGCCAACGCCGAGATCATCCTCGAAGACCACAAGAACTCCATCACCGTCCCCGAACAGGCCGTCATCTACGACAAGGACCGCAACGCCACCGTCCAGGTACCCGACGCCAACCAGAAGAAGGGCTACCGCGTCGTCGCCATCAAGGCAGGCATCTCCAACGGCACCAAGACCGAAATCCTCTCCGGCCTCAACCCCGGCGACACCGTCATCCTCCAGCAATAG
- a CDS encoding STAS domain-containing protein, which yields MADKELTFSCTQGAREDVVILRLSGPFTLNNMFPLQAEMRTLKPPCLIMDLTDVPYMDSAGMGVIMNYHVAAQDAGHKFFLVGINERLRALIEMTRVDRVLNIRDSVETAEASA from the coding sequence ATGGCCGACAAGGAACTCACATTCTCCTGCACGCAAGGAGCCAGGGAAGACGTCGTCATTCTGCGGCTTTCGGGTCCATTCACGCTCAACAATATGTTCCCGCTCCAGGCAGAGATGCGAACACTGAAACCTCCCTGCCTGATTATGGATCTGACCGATGTTCCCTATATGGACTCAGCCGGCATGGGCGTCATCATGAACTACCACGTCGCGGCCCAGGACGCGGGTCACAAATTCTTCCTCGTCGGTATCAATGAGCGCCTCCGCGCATTGATCGAAATGACCCGGGTCGACCGCGTTCTGAATATCCGCGATTCGGTCGAAACCGCAGAAGCTTCCGCCTGA
- a CDS encoding flagellar basal body rod protein FlgB, translating into MAMQVTTPLSDALGKYLDLTSEQMKLTAGNMANVDTPGYRTKGFNFEQAFLGALNDATGSLGAQAPVANVDGLVSRPDGNNVSMDREGMQMAKEQLQFRFGVEVLKDQYSNVMSAIHAEDK; encoded by the coding sequence ATGGCGATGCAAGTAACGACTCCCCTGAGCGATGCGCTGGGAAAATATCTGGACCTGACCAGCGAGCAGATGAAGTTGACGGCCGGCAATATGGCGAACGTCGACACGCCTGGTTACAGGACGAAGGGATTCAATTTCGAGCAGGCGTTTCTTGGGGCGTTGAATGATGCAACGGGCTCGCTTGGCGCGCAGGCTCCGGTTGCGAATGTTGACGGGCTGGTTTCGCGTCCGGATGGCAACAATGTGTCGATGGACCGCGAGGGTATGCAGATGGCGAAGGAGCAGTTGCAGTTTCGCTTTGGCGTCGAAGTGCTCAAGGACCAGTACTCGAATGTGATGAGCGCGATCCATGCGGAGGACAAGTAA
- a CDS encoding FliI/YscN family ATPase: MITFGREGSATRTLEPYFSQLARRPAWRWSGRVVEANGQTVESEGPLCSVGECCEIVTSAGRRHRAEVIGFRGNHVLTMPLEATQGIRYGDDVLALGTAPSIGTGAELAGRILNALGEPLDGFDAARASTMWPLDGAVPHPMEREPIKDALQTGLRVLDGMLTVGRGQRVGIFGGSGVGKSTLIGMMTRNTSADITVVGLVGERGREVREFVEDSLGEKGRKRSVVLVSTSDQSPLLRMRAAMAATAVAEFYAAQGKHVLLVLDSLTRYAMAAREIGLAAGEPPATKGYTPSVFTRLAKLVERAGNFEKGSITAFYTVLMEGDDQQDPIVDSVRSLLDGHVVLSRSMAAAGWYPPVNVLDSLSRLMPAVTAREHRANAMAARRLLAAHARSEDLIRIGAYKPGTDAELDRAIEMMPQLRAFMEQTSDERVTMVETVSRLAGMEL, encoded by the coding sequence ATGATTACCTTTGGGCGGGAAGGCTCGGCAACACGCACGTTGGAACCTTATTTTTCGCAGCTAGCGCGGCGTCCTGCATGGAGATGGAGCGGTCGCGTAGTTGAGGCGAATGGGCAAACGGTAGAGTCCGAGGGGCCACTTTGTTCTGTGGGAGAGTGCTGTGAGATTGTGACGAGCGCGGGCCGGCGGCATCGCGCGGAGGTGATTGGCTTTCGTGGCAATCATGTGCTGACGATGCCTCTGGAGGCCACACAGGGAATTCGATATGGAGATGATGTGCTTGCGCTGGGAACGGCTCCTTCGATTGGTACAGGAGCGGAGCTTGCAGGGCGCATTCTGAATGCGCTGGGCGAGCCTTTGGATGGATTCGACGCTGCGCGTGCATCGACGATGTGGCCGCTTGATGGGGCGGTGCCGCATCCAATGGAGCGGGAGCCGATCAAAGATGCTCTGCAGACGGGCCTACGTGTGCTGGATGGAATGCTGACGGTAGGACGCGGTCAGAGGGTAGGAATCTTTGGTGGATCTGGTGTGGGCAAGAGCACATTGATCGGCATGATGACGCGCAATACATCGGCAGACATTACGGTGGTGGGTCTGGTTGGTGAACGTGGACGTGAAGTGCGTGAGTTTGTAGAGGACTCACTTGGTGAAAAAGGACGGAAACGCTCGGTGGTGTTGGTCTCGACATCGGACCAGAGCCCGCTGCTGCGGATGCGTGCAGCGATGGCGGCGACGGCCGTTGCAGAGTTCTATGCGGCGCAAGGGAAGCATGTACTGCTCGTGCTGGATTCGCTGACTCGCTATGCGATGGCTGCGCGGGAAATTGGTCTGGCTGCGGGTGAGCCTCCAGCGACGAAGGGTTATACACCGTCTGTTTTTACGCGGCTGGCGAAGCTGGTAGAGCGGGCGGGAAATTTCGAGAAGGGAAGTATCACCGCGTTTTATACGGTGCTGATGGAGGGCGACGATCAACAGGATCCGATTGTGGATTCGGTGCGGTCGCTGTTGGATGGACACGTGGTGTTGTCGCGGTCGATGGCGGCTGCGGGATGGTATCCGCCGGTTAATGTACTTGATTCGCTAAGTCGGTTGATGCCTGCGGTGACGGCGCGGGAACACCGCGCGAATGCGATGGCTGCACGGCGTCTGCTGGCTGCACATGCACGCTCGGAAGACTTGATTCGGATTGGAGCATATAAACCTGGCACGGATGCGGAGCTGGATCGAGCCATCGAAATGATGCCTCAGCTACGCGCTTTTATGGAACAGACGAGCGATGAGCGGGTAACGATGGTCGAGACGGTCTCGCGTCTCGCAGGGATGGAGTTATAG
- a CDS encoding FliH/SctL family protein: protein MNSLSDVRSGDGESAVASDALLGGVPRKREVLRLQFHTLGQSEGPGEEKIGEVATESELRLREEITALQSKLAAQAEAASVEVEGAKRDAVESAEDEWRRGMEARIEQERAKIAQALERFREERTKYFAGVEAEVVKLSLAVAARVLHRETKLDPLLLTAAVRVSLEKVAEQSEVVLRVPAEDATAWNEALGETAGVELIGDQAMQAGECVVETKVGNVDLGVSAQLIEIERGFFDLLQQRPA from the coding sequence ATGAACTCGCTGTCTGATGTGCGATCAGGGGACGGCGAATCTGCCGTGGCTTCGGATGCCTTGCTGGGAGGAGTGCCACGCAAGCGTGAGGTACTCCGGTTGCAATTCCATACGCTGGGGCAGAGTGAAGGGCCTGGCGAAGAGAAGATAGGCGAGGTAGCGACTGAAAGTGAGTTGCGACTACGCGAGGAGATTACTGCGCTTCAGTCGAAGCTCGCTGCACAGGCGGAGGCTGCTTCGGTTGAAGTAGAAGGCGCGAAGAGAGATGCGGTTGAGAGCGCTGAGGACGAGTGGCGGCGTGGCATGGAAGCGCGAATCGAGCAGGAGCGCGCAAAGATTGCACAAGCGCTTGAGAGGTTTCGCGAAGAGCGAACGAAGTATTTTGCTGGCGTCGAAGCTGAAGTCGTGAAGCTGTCTCTTGCGGTTGCGGCGCGCGTGCTGCATCGTGAGACGAAGCTCGATCCTTTGCTCCTCACGGCAGCTGTGCGAGTGTCGCTCGAAAAAGTTGCAGAGCAGAGTGAGGTGGTTCTACGTGTACCTGCGGAAGATGCGACGGCGTGGAACGAAGCGCTTGGGGAGACTGCTGGCGTCGAGCTGATTGGCGATCAAGCGATGCAGGCGGGAGAGTGTGTGGTGGAGACGAAGGTCGGCAATGTTGACCTGGGTGTGAGTGCTCAATTGATTGAGATTGAGCGTGGATTCTTTGACTTGCTTCAGCAGAGGCCTGCGTGA